The sequence AATCCAATATTCATGTAAGTCTACCGTCTCAGTCCTTTAGATAAAGTTTGTATAGTCTCGTGTTTTACTTAAAGCCTCTATGTATTACTTAATTCTCTTTTCAATTTTACTTTAAACCTTATtgtctttaaaataaagttcaatATCCTCTGGTTCTGTGTTACTATAAAAAAACTGTCGGGTCGAGTTTTTCTTCATATTAACCTATAACATAGCTTTAGACTCGCCTTATTTGGTGGGAACAACATTTTATCTGTCTCAGAGTGCTGATTTATTCAATCGACTTTTTCAAGCCTATGGAACTTATCgattacttagtttattttttatttaagcacATTTAGGATTTGTTACGGTaagtttaacttaaaataagaaagTAAAAGATTCGAAATGCGAGTGTGAGAAATAAATGACACGTTTCGCTTCCACGTAAAATTGGATTCTATATTATCATATCCAGGGAACAGTTTACAAAAGTAATCCCGTCCCAGGTAGAAACGATTGCAAAGGACGTTACCCTCAAAAACCTGCTTTTTATACCATACAATATGAGATACGAAATAAACTGGGCTTTAACCCGACAGTAAAATCCTAAAGTTATATCACCTTGAAGAAATCGCACATCCAACCTTCTAGAGCTAAATTCCTTGCCACAATTTCCTAATTCAAATCATAAATCAGTAGCTAGACTCCTGTTTTATGTAGGTCCATTAGAATTCTTTCCCCGTGTGAGGAAGGCATAAGGATAACAGTACAACAAGAGGCCAGTCATATAGACGTCCTTATGTGTCGCGTCGGCACCTGAATCTTTGATGATTTACTACCGAATTGTTTCCTTAACCATCTTGATCTATTACACTGTTTAGTTGTGTAATATATTCTGGAAATTCACAGGTCAAGTTTATACGTTCAAATGAATGACCCGTACGTCTTTAGTAGTGATAAACGACAGAGGAAAATGTAATTTGGGTTGTTTatattatgtgttttgtttttataaatattttggttaatGAAGCGAGTCAAAGATGTCATCTACgtcttttcttctttatttatttttgcataagAAGAGTTATCTACCTAAATAAATCTAGTGAGAATATCTGTCTTTAAACACTGCTAgttagtaattaatttaaatttatttattatcattatccttataaatatttgcattacttGTTTGGATGATTTAAATCATTTGCATCACCATACTGACTTGTCTTCAATGGAGTCGTTCTTCTATGTTTTTAGCAATTCGGGACTGATTGTTGTTAAGGAAAATAATGTGTGAGGATTTTAAAATTCGTACCATGTCAGTCATGATTCAGATCTTTTCAAATTCAGATCTGGTATAGGCAGAACCAAACAACGGACTTTTTTAAAGATACTAATTCAAAAGTAACGACTGGTAAATACCAAAAAACTTTAGTGTCTAAAGAGGAACGTGATGTTGATCAGGCATTATATTAGTTAGAAGTTTATTCAGGTTTCGTGGTATTTTGTCAGACTCCAGTCGAATTTAAATAGGCTAAACTTTAACAGCTGAATGTAGATAATGTAAGAGACGGTCTGTTTACATGGATCATGTATTCAGAAGTTCCCTCATACCTAAGTTATTCATCGTTCAACAAATCATTACGACTCATCCCAATTAGAAGTTTTAATGATATCATTATTACTGTCACACCTCCTTTGATCGCCTAATACTCTCAATCAaaagacatttatttttcaatcagGTTAATTACATATCAGCttaattggaaaataaatgTCTCACAAAATACCGTCGTGTTTGAACCTAGTCTGACCTTCATCGTCCTGCATTTCCTTAGAAACAAGGCAGACATCGATATAACTTCAGGCCAATACCACTAATATCTTTAATATGTTCATGTGACATCGTAAAAGCAAACAAACCAAGGCTTCTGTCAACTAAGTATCGTGATCAGAAAATTAGCCTTAAATTAGAACTGTCGTATGCTATCCTTgcgttacaaaaaatacattgactGTTGAGCAAACAACCATTTGGTACATTTCCTCTGCTAATGTTGGGATATTTGGAAGGACAATTTTGTCAGTTTGAAGTGTCTTTTTTGTTACCCTTTAAACGACTCTTCTTTGTCATCAATCGTTAACATACTTCCACATCCGCACGCATCCACATATAacagattttgaaaaatgtgaTATGCTTCTCCTTGGCGATAAGCCCTGCATGTTTGCATTCTTAAGACTAGAAGATGAACACTGTTTAGGTCAGGATGTTAAGCTTTACAATAGTGGATTTGCCTATAAGTCATTGAATAGAAACCTTAGGTAAGATGACGCCAAATGGAAATCTGCGGAAAATAAACCCCTATGAATAATTGATCGTgatcaatattttcaaccacGAGGTCAGTGTGCTGGGAGAATAACAATTACATTATGACGATATACTCTGAAGGAGGACTACAATATTTTGGACCATTCACGCAATTATTTCTGTGCCTattgtatatcgggtgtgtcgttcataatcacattcaatatactggttaatatatgtcgattaacacaaagaaaaaagaaaaatacgtaaaaataaaaaaatgcatttttcaaacaaagtaaatagaataaaaatgtgcgaaaattagaacaccatatagaagtcagtcataacaaacagctgaaattctcccttgaaaactgacagctgtcaactgatcaaaacattcgatactcctaactttatctctgctttacacatgatgttgtaaattatgaaaacgaaaaatgagtcctgtggctaaaccactgaatggattatgatattttttttacaattcgctatagaatatcatgaagtacatgtgatagaatttaatgtgattatgaacgacacacccgatatattcgCTATTCGTTTGATGTATCAGAATTTTAATCTTCCATTCAAGATGATGCGTGgtcatcatcaacatcatttTCCAAAGAAGCATATTTTCCGAAATTGACTTTAACAATTGGCGTATGATTCAGTTGACAACGTTTAGAATGACTATATAGTAACTTGACATAGATATCCCTTCGAAGCTAAAACAACATGATaattctgtaacaaaaaaatataagaccCTGATCAATTCAAAGAGGCTGAAGACCTTTTAGAACCAAATGGCCCTACAAAGGGTCTTTTTGTAGCTTTTAAACGTAATAATGAGAATTATGAAGACTTCACGATTTTACAAGTTGCTCTGTCACAACTGTAAGTAAATAGTGACGATATTGTCGTCAATAAAGCGGTTAACACGTTAATTCATGGTTGATGTGATAATTAAAACGTTTTCCCTGTTACGTAAGGCGTTTCCACATCACGTATTTATGAATTGGTTTTAATATTATCAAGAACATCAggagttgattttattttttcttcacaaTCAACAGCTTTTCTGCTTTGTACCCAAGTAATTTTTTCTAATATTCGCATGTATCCGCTCTTTATTAGCTGTACATCTTATGATTACATTCggtattaaacatattttactatttgtaaattattgcaTCGTTGGGTAAGGCGTAAAGAAATGAATTTCCTTCCTCCATGAGTCAATTAAAGTATATTTCTAAACCcagtttatcatcatcatcataaaataCGTCACCATGAGATAGGTACGTCACATAATAAACACGTGGATCTGGAATCAAATCAGATTATCTTCTAATTTGATTTACACTATGTAGAATTTTCCTAGGTGGGCAAATGAATCTTTGATACTATTTAAATCAGATCGCTATAGGATCCTAGTCGCCTACCCAATATTTAAGATCAGTGTGAACCAACCCTGTTAAGAACACATGATTACCATGTACAACTAAGTAGTTGATTTCTATGTCAGCATCATTACCTTAGAATCGATGCTCTTATCTTGTTATCGATTGAGTATGTAAGCATTAATTGTCCTCAATTGCTTAGGGTTGACACATTTTATTAATCATGACCGTATATGGTAGAAGGTAATCAATTAAATTGCATTGAATTTGCATACATTGCAAGGATTTTAAATGTATGTAGGGTTTGCTTAATTGTACTGatacaaactttttatttttcgtaactGTTAAAAGGATAATTTGCGAAGCTAAACTTTCCTCTACAAAGTCAAATTATTCCTCATCTTCATCGATGTTACTTTCggcattttaatgtttaaagttTATTGAATTTACTATTCCTTTTCAATGCTCAGTTTAGAAACATTTTCCACAGTAGGTATCAGTTCAGTctactttgatatttttctcGACAACCCTACCAATTTAGACgccgttgttatttgtttattttgtatagaTTCAATCAAACCCTCTTGATTATAAGTATTGTAATCGAAATTAACATTCCTATGGCTACTGTATCACTTAGAACACTCGTTGAGGAGTTTTTTGACGTAAATAATGGAATACTTCATTCAGATCTCTGACGTCGGTATTTTATAAGTTCATCACTAAGATGATATAATGAcacacataaacataatattttcttactCCACATTTACACaagcgtttgtttgtttgtttggtaataCTGGACCGGTATGAAAATTGATTTTAGTGTTACATAACTTATTCACGTACTTTTATACGGAGTACTTCCCACAtggtgcgggtgaaaccgtacAAAGGAGCTTGGTcaaaataagttgctattattTTCATGCAGAACTAGATCATAGATGGAAATCTATGCTAATCTTAAGATTAAAGAACCAAGTGCGAATGAAACAGCTTATTCAAATTTGTGCTTAATCCAATCCCATTTTGCAAAGCTCATTACATTATACAGAACGAGTTCACCAGGCAATTGCTTTAGTCATTTAAATGAGAGACTCTTCTTGATAATTGGGTTGTTAATTGGAAATTCTTGTTATGTACTTCAGATCAGGCCAAATTAccattttgtcaaaaaatattgctttatttaaGGTTCTGTACCCAAAGTATAAAACGGTACCCTACAACGTGTCTTCTTGTACAAAAGTATGTGTGCCACTGATCAATAAAATATCGCTCTTAATATGTAGGCTTTAGGATTCAAATTGCTTCAAATCGATCCTAATGCTAGATACAATTCAGACATCATAATTCAAACTTCATTCAAATAACTGCCGTCCacgtgcatattaaaaatctattaatcGTCCTTTGCACCGGTCTTGGCAGTGACATCGACCTTCAAACCACAATAGTTGGTACAATTCAATCGGGTCCTGTATCGTAAATcggttttatattcatttaatgATAGTGCCACAACAATAAGGACCGCGCCTTCTTTTTAACCCATTATAAACTGCTCAATAGATGCCACTGTGATAAACCACAAATGGTTTCCGTGGATTTCTGCGGGATTCGGATTAATCAGGTTCTTTGATGCATGGTCAACAAATTCAAATGGAACAGACAGAATGTACGTTTTGTTAAAAGCTTCagataaatgtatattttttgaaagcCTGTTTCACGCTCTATTTCCTTTTTTGGAGTTTTCAATTTGATTACATAGACTTTCAATAAactgttactttttatttattcaaacattcTACAAGATTTGTAGAACCACACTCAAGCCAACAAGTAGGAAAGACCGTTGTTCCAATCCCATGACAAAGTGACAATTCACCATCTCTTCGCGCTTCATCAGTTACATAGTAAGAGTAATACGCTTCAATCACAACAATACAATTTCCCTCATTCATACGAGATTCAATCACAACTTTTTGCTCTCAACGGGGCACCGCTCTTATACTTTTTACGACCTCTAATCAATCATCAATCCCatgcaatttggaataaaaACAACTAATTTGTGTTGATTCGGGCGTAAAATTGTCATTTGTAAAAACTCGGTTAACTGCTTAATTAGAGCCCTATATTTTCTTATTGCCGTGGCCATTTTGTTAGGAGGGGCATGCTAAATGCTTCGGCTATATtcttactttgtttgaaatgaTTGGCTTTATTAACAAGGATGTCACGATATGTGATAacaatataagtattttgttgctttttaaCAACCTCGTTTGCTATTTATAGCGAGAAATTAAAGTTAACAATCACGACTTTTTGAATGTACTAGCATATTTCGTCCTAATGACAGCCCAAAATGAATATTGCCTATGGAATCTTTGACCGATCTTCgttataaatttttaaataatgtgttaCTTCCTACTTGAGTCTAATTTCAAAATCTTTTGATTCCAGACCTGTTATACGAAAACTACATTCCTGATGATCCAGAGAAACAAGACACGATTCTCCGCAAGTTGTCTGACTACTGCGGCAAATCTATGTTCAACTACACCACGGAGGATGCTGAGCCGCCCTTCAAGTGGGACTTCTATCATTCTTTCTTCTTCTCTTATACGGTCGTCAGTACTATCGGTAAGTTTTGCATTCATAATATTGTCTGTTGCGATCATCATTGTTTTACTCAGCCCATATAAAATTGTGTGACTACGAACTGTGTACTTCATCTGGATCTTAAAGTTAACAATAAGTCTCAATTGAATAATAGACACTAATTTGGACAAGAAAATGGACACTTAGTACACTacttcaatttataaaaaatcccGGGGGAAATTCTTTGTGTGCCAGGACAACACATAGCCTGTGCTACTTGAGGAGACTAGCTACTATGTTACTAcgtttccaacaatgaaagatttttttaatctcggttcagtagtttaaggtgtttaaaaaatattattttttattagtattgttaTAAGTATCTtataaaatccaaacaaaatatgtttattgtaattgtaatgtatccacatattcatatttatgagGCAAACTGAGGCAAACGATTCTTCTTCCTGTATCATTAAACATCTAATTAGTTACTTTGTGTTCTGTTTTATGTCTCTTTGTTTTCCTTTCTTTGTGGCAACAACACCTATAAAATCTATGcgtacattttaaatataaataaattcgattTTATAGATTTTGCTGTGTTGAAGATATCTTTATGCATTTTTTGGCccaatttttatatatttttttcgtctcTTAAAATTCCAGGTTACGGTAATTTGGCGCCTACAACTCATTTGGGAAGAATTCTGATGATATTCTACGGGTTGTTTGGTATACCCATCAACGGTATCTTACTTGCAAACCTTGGTGAATACTTCGGCATGCAGGTATGTTTTTTTCAGTACTTTGAGATAAATAATACTTTCAACATGACACCAAACACCTCATAAAGCCACTATTGAGTTTAGGAGCTTATCCTTTGCTTGGAGCCGTCTAAAATGtatcaaatattatataaatcGGCAACGATTTACGCAGATTCCGTGTCTAGTAATTTTTGACTCAGTGTACGTTTCTATAGTTGTACGTTTTGGTAATCTCAAATATAAAGAATCATGTATATCTCagctatatacctacctaaaacaaaagaaaaactggTGTCATAAGTTAATTATTCAACAAAACTCCAGCAATAGATTCTAACTATGAAACATTTACCTTTTACAGTTAATATCAGTCTACCGAAAATACAAGAGAAGAAATGAGAAGCGTGCTCATAACTTGGGCTACTACTTCACCAACCTTGGCATGTTGGGCCAGATCTTCTTATACCTGGTTCCTGGATTCTTATTCTTCATATTCTTGCCCGCCTGCATCTTCGTGGTCTTTGAAGGATGGGACTACGTCGCTGCCATCTATTATGCCTTCGTCACACTGACTACTATTGGTTTCGGTGATTTAGTTGCAGGTACGAaattatcaaatattatttattgaagttattCTAAGATAAACATTCGTttggacgtccaccaacgaggtggacagacgaccttataaaggtcgccggaagacgctggatgcaggtcgcctccatcAGGTATCTGTGAAGATCaaaaggggaggcctatgttcagcagtggacatcctatggctgaaataatgatgatgatgatgaagcattAGTTCTACCACCACGACCACCATTATATAATACTGCCGAGCTACGTCAAAATGTTCCAACACTGTATTCaaaaatcacaattttatttagacCAATTTGGTATCAAACAAGCTAGGAACCAGCGagtaagattaaaataaaatactactcTCATCGTATGATCAGAAAACTACttataaaatgacaaaaaagattaaaagacatataaaaaataactagctGGGTTAGGCGTTGAAGtactaaaaaaacattttatgatttCAGGTACGGTGAACAATGGCTTCAAGTACGGCTACTTCTGCACTTACCAGATATTCCTCATCATTTGGATCACCTTCGGTCTTGGCTACATTGTCATGTTGCTCGGTTTCATCACCAGTGGCATGAGGTCTGAGAGAATCCATAGGATAGAACAGAAGTTTGCATGCCAGTTCAAGAAtactcaaaacaaaattcttcAAGGATTCACGAAAGATTTATCAGCGCTTAGAAAGATTATTAATGAAGCCAATCTTATCAAAATTAaggtaattttgttatttactatCAAACATATAGATACCTACACTCTTAATGAAATTCAATGATTAAAAATTCAGAACGTTTCCTATCTGCGTTTAAACATTATACTTACTttagtttacataaaaagtAGGTGAAATCTAATATTTATCTCTCTTAATCTTTTCAGCCGGTATACGTGGAAACCTTGCCGCCTCTCTACAGAAGTGCCAGCTGTCCCATTTTCACCTACGACGTTGAACCAAGAGGCATTATTTACAAGAGAAAACGAGCTAATTCTGAAAATATCACATTGTCTGCAAAGGATATGCTTCGGATTCAATCTGATACTGATTTACTTGGAATAGATAAAGAAAAGACATTCACTGCCTCAGCTATTGTTAAACCAGCCGAGCTTCTCGCACGGGTAGTCAATGTATTAGGAGGTTTAGAACAAGCTCAAAAAGATCGTGTTGATAAAGGTGTGCATCTATTTGACGATGAACAAATTTTAGCTAATGAAAGGCCACCCAAGTTTAGTATAGGCCAAGACTATTTACCAAATAATCCAAAAAGAACCAGAGCGTTGAGTGTAGCTGTGCCCAATTATAAGAAAGAATACATCCCTCAAGATATTCATGAGCACACATGGACTAACGGAGAATCAGCTGAAAAGTTCAGAAGGGAAGCTAACATTAGAAGTGGTAAGTTATCACTGCCATCTAAAGTTTACCCAGAAGATGCTCCGTCGCAGAATATAATAACAAGATTCTTCTCAAGGAAACCTAGTGGAGGCGATAGCCCCACGTCTCAAGCGATAAACGAAAATGTCAAAGATAAAGCCGAAGCTTACAAAGAGAAAACAAAAAGAGGTCGTCACAGTATTTTCCCGAGTTTCGATTTTAATGGTGAAGATGAAGACTGTGGAGCCATGTCTTATATCGAGAAAACAAATCGTGGACGTCatagcattttcccaactttcGATTTCTCTGAAGATGAAGATGCCGCAGCTGTTAGAGCATATAGACAGAAAAGTAAGAGACACAGTATCTTCCCTACATTTGACTTTAGTGAAGATGAGGACGCAAAGGCCTACAAAGAAAGGACCAGATCTGGACGACATAGTATATTCCCTACATTCGACTTCAGTGATCCCGATGATGATGCAGAACGGTACAAGGAAAGTACGAAACGAGGAAGACGAAGTATTTTCCCGAAGTTTAATTTTAGCGGTCTTACGAGTAACGATGAAGATACTGTAGATGAAGACGAAGTACAAAAATACCAGAATCGAACGAAAAAAGGACGGCTAAGTTTATTTCCTTCTTTTGGAAGATCTAAGAAAAGTGATGACGATGTCATGCCGGAGAGCTCTGATGAACTGGttgattataaaaacaaaactcgtACAGGACGCGGCAGCTTATTCCCTTCATTTGGAGCTTCCCGTAAGAATAGCTCACCTAGTGGAGGTCCAGATGATCTAGAAGCTACCATAAAACAATTCAATAGTCAAAAAAGACAGGGACGTAATCGGTCTCTTGAAGAACCTGGTCAATTCTCAAGTGATTTGGAACGTTATAGAAACAGGACGAGGCACGGTCGGCCAAGTTTGTTTGACCCCGATGTTAATATAACTAGTCTTCCAGAAGCAGAACAAGTAGAAGTCTTAGAGAATACAAGTGTAGCTGATCTACTGAGAGCATTAGCAGTTTTAGAGACTGCTGCAGGTTCATCTAATGATCCACCAGGATTATTAGACTTTATAACGGAACCAAGCGCGGTTACATCAAGAAGGCGTGGTTCAATTAGGCCTGATTTCTCTATACCTACACCACCAAGTAGGGATAGCCTTGAAGAGAACAAACCAAAGCGTGCAGATGATTCAGGGCCTCGACGGAGACGGGTGTCTGCGAGGGCTGCAGCCCCGCAATTCACGCCAACGCTAGCAACTGTAGTTGCGGGGGCAGAGCTGCAACTACCGACAGCGACTGCTGCAAGAGAATGTCGAATGTCAATGCTGCAGCAGCCACCACCTCCGTACTCAGAGACTGCTTTGGAAGAGGAGGCACCTAAACCACGGATGAGGAGATACTCCCCTGCTCCGGTAGACGCTGGGCGATCAAGTACAGGGCCCGTACCTAGACTCTTCGCTCGCACACGGAGAGAGAGTGCTAATGCAGAAGAAGGAGATTCCAGACGTTGTAGTTTAACAGATGTAGTTGTAGACAACTTTAAAGACAAAGACAATACGTAACCCAAGTGCCTTTTTAGGGAATATTAGACaatatctatttaataatttatttgatt is a genomic window of Helicoverpa armigera isolate CAAS_96S chromosome 16, ASM3070526v1, whole genome shotgun sequence containing:
- the LOC110376466 gene encoding uncharacterized protein LOC110376466 → MMSKKQLTCMLALHIMYLLVGASIFYHIESPLEVKQRAEDKLERLEIQNLLYENYIPDDPEKQDTILRKLSDYCGKSMFNYTTEDAEPPFKWDFYHSFFFSYTVVSTIGYGNLAPTTHLGRILMIFYGLFGIPINGILLANLGEYFGMQLISVYRKYKRRNEKRAHNLGYYFTNLGMLGQIFLYLVPGFLFFIFLPACIFVVFEGWDYVAAIYYAFVTLTTIGFGDLVAGTVNNGFKYGYFCTYQIFLIIWITFGLGYIVMLLGFITSGMRSERIHRIEQKFACQFKNTQNKILQGFTKDLSALRKIINEANLIKIKPVYVETLPPLYRSASCPIFTYDVEPRGIIYKRKRANSENITLSAKDMLRIQSDTDLLGIDKEKTFTASAIVKPAELLARVVNVLGGLEQAQKDRVDKGVHLFDDEQILANERPPKFSIGQDYLPNNPKRTRALSVAVPNYKKEYIPQDIHEHTWTNGESAEKFRREANIRSGKLSLPSKVYPEDAPSQNIITRFFSRKPSGGDSPTSQAINENVKDKAEAYKEKTKRGRHSIFPSFDFNGEDEDCGAMSYIEKTNRGRHSIFPTFDFSEDEDAAAVRAYRQKSKRHSIFPTFDFSEDEDAKAYKERTRSGRHSIFPTFDFSDPDDDAERYKESTKRGRRSIFPKFNFSGLTSNDEDTVDEDEVQKYQNRTKKGRLSLFPSFGRSKKSDDDVMPESSDELVDYKNKTRTGRGSLFPSFGASRKNSSPSGGPDDLEATIKQFNSQKRQGRNRSLEEPGQFSSDLERYRNRTRHGRPSLFDPDVNITSLPEAEQVEVLENTSVADLLRALAVLETAAGSSNDPPGLLDFITEPSAVTSRRRGSIRPDFSIPTPPSRDSLEENKPKRADDSGPRRRRVSARAAAPQFTPTLATVVAGAELQLPTATAARECRMSMLQQPPPPYSETALEEEAPKPRMRRYSPAPVDAGRSSTGPVPRLFARTRRESANAEEGDSRRCSLTDVVVDNFKDKDNT